From Portunus trituberculatus isolate SZX2019 chromosome 37, ASM1759143v1, whole genome shotgun sequence, one genomic window encodes:
- the LOC123513914 gene encoding glutamate-rich protein 3-like: protein MTLDSSSLITCRQKKDAMRFGSAGEESGDYCSLRDVHLAHYFSRTDVINHLINMGLVRRTGEVVSEKEWRRAHARQQREEREREKEMHRKRLQEAEEASRRRITEKIRRKEARRSLRAALEGEWQRLYILQDSQGNPARHPDPPHPQQDAEGAREDTGQRQSSEEGGVLHFDIVWNYRPVSSTTEGATSSGTPRASDSSSGGQPGVSRHRGSTPDKFLQKGRARGRQRVVGEPYVASLGPNPSPRYLHILRPTNNCREVWARLCPPQPESSRLPRPAPSSPPHMRLVYAGGGAPCPTPTHLVLRQQPAGSHNVTVFQGTVCVGDEINIISMRRANFPFSVTIYENGVSTGRLSACCEHRYAKGSRLGGRSGHLRVLEITGGEPCLRCQLRVVEKRHKARRRVHYKKTKEIISVNSDHPAYTPPETGSEVSSTGEGSSSGTQEEQASDEPKSSDSDMDSPSPTSSNHLSLPEEQHSPTARRRHISSDSCNGPSDQEVAEVLGVGTITKEQHGEDTLEETALTTLRPAEDIDAGERNSWEETMSGDDDNQESLPRQPASNNDYEPSPSHQVKAMSESDSVQAATTEVPPLLASYSYGSSWEEEEEEDNDKEEQEEEDADEEEDENDKEQQNEEVANEEEQEQNDKEEQEEEEEEEYNDKEEQEEEDVEEEEETKEANYTILTLSSRIQAGY, encoded by the exons ACGCCATGAGGTTCGGCTCGGCGGGAGAGGAAAGCGGGGATTACTGCAGCCTCCGTGACGTCCACCTGGCACACTATTTCTCACGAACTGATGTCATCAATCACCTTATCAATATGGgtctg GTGCGGCGGACAGGGGAGGTGGTGTCGGAGAAGGAATGGCGGCGGGCACACGCGAGGCAGCaacgggaggagagggagagggagaaggagatgcACAGGAAGAGGCtgcaggaggcggaggaagcgTCTAGGAGGAGAATCACGGAGAAGATCAGGAGAAAGGAG GCTCGCAGATCGCTGAGAGCGGCGTTAGAAGGGGAGTGGCAGCGTCTGTATATCCTGCAGGACTCTCAAGGGAATCCTGCGAGGCATCCTGACCCTCCCCACCCCCAACAGGATGCCGAGGGCGCCAGGGAAGACACAGGCCAACGGCAG TCCTCAGAGGAGGGTGGCGTTCTTCACTTCGACATCGTGTGGAACTACCGCCCCGTCAGCAGCACCACTGAGGGCGCCACCTCCAGCGGTACACCCAGAGCCTCCGACAGCAGTTCCGGGGGCCAACCTGGAGTGAGCCGCCACCGGGGATCCACGCCTGACA AATTCCTGCAGAAGGGGAGGGCGCGTGGCCGGCAGCGCGTGGTGGGGGAGCCGTACGTGGCGTCCCTGGGGCCTAATCCTTCCCCGCGCTACCTTCACATCCTCCGCCCCACCAACAACTGCAGGGAG GTGTGGGCGAGATTGTGCCCCCCGCAGCCTGAGTCCAGCCGTCTGCCCCGCCCTGCGCCTTCATCGCCCCCACACATGCGACTGGTGTACGCGGGGGGAGGCGCGCCTTGCCCGACGCCCACCCACCTGGTCCTCAGACAACAGCCAGCGGGATCCCACAACGTGACTGTGTTCCAAGGAACggtgtgtgttggag ATGAGATCAACATCATCTCCATGAGGCGCGCCAACTTTCCCTTCTCAGTCACCATCTACGAGAACGGCGTATCCACAGGAAGACTGAGTGCTTGCTGTGAGCACCGCTACGCCAAGGGCAGCCGTCTTGGCGGGCGCTCCGGACACCTCAGGGTTCTCGAGATCACGGGAGGAGAGCCCTGCCTCAG GTGTCAGCTGCGGGTGGTGGAGAAGCGCCACAAAGCTCGCCGCCGCGTCCACTATAAGAAGACCAAAGAAATCATCTCTGTGAACAGTGACCACCCTGCCTACACTCCACCCGAAACAG GGAGTGAGGTCAGCAGCACCGGAgagggcagcagcagcggcacccAGGAAGAGCAAGCCTCTGATGAACCTAAGAGCAGCGACAGCGACATGGACTCCCCGTCGCCCACGTCCTCCAACCACCTGAGCCTGCCTGAGGAGCAACATTCGCCCACCGCACGCAGACGCCACATCTCAAGTGACTCCTGCAATGGCCCCTCTGACCAGGAGGTGGCGGAGGTCCTTGGGGTGGGAACAATTACGAAGGAACAGCATGGAGAGGACACATTAGAGGAAACAGCACTCACCACACTTCGACCTGCAGAGGATATTGATGCGGGCGAGAGGAACAGCTGGGAGGAGACAATGAGTGGCGATGACGATAACCAAGAAAGTCTTCCCAGGCAACCCGCATCGAACAATGATTATGAGCCTAGTCCCTCCCACCAGGTGAAGGCCATGTCTGAGAGTGACTCCGTCCAGGCCGCCACCACTGAGGTAcctcctctccttgcctcctaTTCCTATGGGAGttcctgggaggaggaggaggaggaagataatgataaggaggagcaggaggaagaggatgcggatgaggaagaggatgaaaacgaTAAAGAGCAGCAGAATGAGGAGGTTGcgaatgaggaggagcaggagcaaaatgataaagaggagcaggaagaggaggaagaggaggaatataacgataaagaggagcaggaggaagaggatgtagaggaggaagaggag